In Halictus rubicundus isolate RS-2024b chromosome 1, iyHalRubi1_principal, whole genome shotgun sequence, the sequence CGGAGCATTATAGTGGGTCTATATAACGATGATTAACAATTATCAAGTATCTAATCGGAAAagcaatttttatacaattcctCTTTGTATTCGACGGCTAATATCTAAAGTTACAAAATTTATTGGAAAagtatttatatacatataccgtTAATTTCTCCTTTAACGCATCGTGAGAGGGCGAGAAGCAAAATTGGTGCAATAAACGTATACATTTTTACTTAGGTGTGCGTAAGATATATAAATAATCGAGGAgaacatttaattttaatatactcGTATACATGTACTATGAAAGATCGATgatttttcctatttttattgGTCATTGACTTTCTCTACGTAAATTAATCACTTGGCGAGCACAACAATTACGATAATCGAAAACCATGCTCGTTGACGAAAGGAAACCAATTCGTGAAGTctttaaattcgtttaaacaATTTCTGTCGACAAACGAAATTGATGCTTTTTGTCATTAGTCTGACGACGATGCGCACAATATATTCCACCATGTATTAacgatcactagactgcggattttgtgcatttaaaataaatgttaagtagatgaaatgcaaaacagtaagaaaattcaaagattttaaatgttccattattttcatcttattgcaattattaaaaaaaaaaagaaatctatATAGCTCCTGTAGCTTGAAAATACATAgttcagacaattttcattttgcattaaaatccgcaatctaataataAACATGGGTCCACATGTTGCTTTGTGGAGAACCGACAGTATAAAACGATTAAGCGATAATTAGAAGGCAGATCATGTGACAAGGGAAACCATACTTTTTGTTCTACCGATTCATCTTGATTTCTTGGAAGAAAATGAACGTGACACTGAGCTTGATTAAATTTCCATTCCTAGccttataatattttatcgagTTTAAAAAATCATGAGCATTATATTCTCTCAATCAGTATTGAACGTTCAAATTAACTAACTTTCGACTAACATTTATAACTTATTTTCTCGAGGAATTTGCTGAGatagttttataaaaatattttaaagttaGGTACCAAAGAACGTACAATGTTTAACAAACTGCCTTCAATATCCAAGAATCAAGATATTGTCGGAAAGTTGAGCAAAATTCGTCACTATTTGTCATTGTTTCGGCTGGTTTATAATATTAGAACTACCGAAAGTGAAGGAATgtcttttttattaataatgtgATAGATTTTTCAAGAAGTACAAATGAATGATTATTTCTTCGTTGACTTATTGCGTAAAAAATCATTCCAGAGTAAATGTTTCGGTGGCTCCGTTGACAATTAACATTCCATTATCGCTTCCTGGTTTCGATAGGCAGTATTATTGCAGTGTTACCTTGTTATAGGCGCCTCCATAATCACATTAATTAAATAGAACCTCATTTCCCCGGTTAATTGTTACATcaaataaatggaaataaattatttcgaatttaaGCTATTTTTGTGATCCATATAAATGCGAAAAAATTCGACGtgctaaaaatatttacaacaaTTATTGCTTCGAGTGTACAtcattaaaaagaattatttgttggattaacaaaaaagaatcaattaattaattccacatTCCTGAATAACAGGTTAATCTACTGAATTTCGAAGATTTGTGtaaatcataaatgcataaggaTTGAATGAAAATATATAAACATTGCCAACGGTCTGAGGGAAGATTAAAAACGTCGTGGAAAGTAGAAAATGGTGGTTGAGCGCGCCTACAACGAGGAAACGCCGCCTTTCGCTTAGTATAGCAAAGTCTTGTtccaagccgaacggagctacacgatcttagtcagtttggCTATCCTCTCCACtgggggtgtaccccgcgacGAGCCAAGAAGCTCGGGGCTCGATTGGGCTtacatcaagactttactgtattatatagtGATTTCTGGACGTGTGTGAAGCGTGAGACACGAATGATTTAGCGACTGGTTCGAAATTTTGTGATAAAAAGAGTGTTTGAACAGGCGAGGTAGTTCGGATCAACGTGAAAAAGAGTTCGCGAGGATCGAATGAAGGAAAACAAAAGCGATTGGTTTAAGAAGAAGAGGGGGTCCAGGACCTTCGACGGcacacaaaacacacacacacacatgcaaACAGACACGCACTTAAACGAACATAAAACTGCCAAACATACACCACCGAACACATTGGAGAAACAACAACTTTTcggattatataaatatataaatatataaatatataaatatgagtatataaatatacacgTATACATAAAAAAAAGGTACGAGTTAAGGAGAGCAAGGTGGACCGTGGCGATTGTCGACAAGCAAAAAAAAacatattgttattattgtaaaTGTGTCATATACAGGTAATAGCATGCCAtacgaagaagagagagagagagagagagagagagagagagagagagtgagtaaGTGTgtgagtgagagaaagagaggaagtcAACGGAGGGAAACGAGTAAACAAATTCGAGAATACCTTCGATATTTCCATACCGATCACGGCGAGGTGGAATGTCGTCTTTCGCCGCGGGGACGATGAGAATGTTGACTGCGTTTATGGTCGCCTTGGCTAAGGGAGGGACTGGCCCAGCGGATAAAATCAGTGGATAAAAATTTACTTGaaagtaaaacatttttttattttttacctttCCACCGGTGGTTCCGAGCTATTCACACATTTTGTcgaatttattagaaattttttggcattttttttatatttctgatttttaaATAAACCCAGGGACGTGTTTCTTTATTGCATCCTCTTTGGTTTTCAATGTATTAACCAGTGTGTGATCATTAACAATAATCATTAATATTTCTCATATTTAAATATCATGGCAAGCTATGTTACATTTTAGAATTtctttattgaatttttatttttagctgAAACGTTAAAATTGGATGCGAAATTGTGACGAAATGATACAGCTAACGATgaatttaaaatcaatttttaatcgaTATCTGCCAGTCAACAATTCAATAAACACTGGTAAATACACGACATTCGCATTACATTGTGATTGTtcattaattttcatgaaacgtAAACGTTTTCAACTTTTCATCGTTtataatattatgctatatatcAATTTTCATGATTTAACCGTCgtgtatttttatataatttcttttatgATCACCATTTAATTCATCATTACAATCAGCCTAAGTGtagtaatatttaattaatctCACAAAACAATTACATAAACTACATTCATCGATCATTATTTTAAACTTGATCCCGTGTTCTCGCTTTCGATTAACATTCAAAAAATTCCCAACCAGATTAGAAGAAACCGATCCAAAAATTCCGAACGTACACCGCTGATGCAATAGCCTCAGCAGCTAAAATCGCGTGCTATTCGCCTAATCGTGAGATCGCGTGGACAGAGGCCATTTTAGGAAAAGCCAGCGCTCGCTCCCAAGCCGAGGCGTCGCCCAAAAGTGCTTAACGACGTTTAATCCGAAAGAGTCACCATCCGACGTAGAGATTGTGTTTGTTTGACATACTCGTTTTTTGAGCAACTCGACTAGCTGAGAAACGTGTCGCACGGGTAACCCCGAAATCTGCATTGTCGACGCGTGACGAAACGATTTATATTGTACACGGAGGTCCTCTCGACGATTCGCTCTCGATCCATCGTGTGAAGGGGATAACTGAGCATACAGacgaacaaacaaacaaacaaacaaaaaaaaagtaatgagagagagagagcgaaagggagagaaagagagaggatgaaagagagagagcgagtaataagtaataaataatgatAAAATGGTAAAAGCACGCAccaaagagaaaataaataaaaaaataacgagtCGTAACGATGTCTTGTAAATAAACGTATGCGTCGAAAATGGACCAAGGACCTAAATAGTGCAGCTCGTGTAAAAATTGATATCCCGATCTCGCTATCATGTAGACGAGCTCGGATGGTAGGATCGTTAAGTAAAGCTACAATTTATCCTAACGTTGTTTAAAAGCGGCGTGAGCAATCCTTGACGCGGTCTTACGATCCTGGAGACCATAATCGTCGCGATCGTCTAGATCGGCTTTCGAAGAACGTCCAAACATTGTTTCATCAATCGATCGTGTGAGGGAGAGTTTGTAAATTCGTGCAACTGACAGAATTTTTCATTCCAGATCTCGATGATTATCAGAATTTGGAAATTTggtaattgtacaatttttcatttggaAACTTGAGagttttaaaatataaatttaaggGCTTGAGAGTTATAAAATTTTCGAGTTTGGGAATCTACAAATTTTAAAGATTCAACCTTGAGAGCTCAAGAGAACTCCAGaattcaaaaattgcaaaatttaaaaatttaggAATCTGAAAGTTTGAAAACTTCGAGAACTTTAAAGATTCAGAATTTAGAAATTTGCAAATCGGATGATTCGAAAGAATCGTCATAAGAGcattaatttgtaattttgaGAAATCTGAAAAATCTCGCAGGTGTAGAATTAAGCAATTTCAAAAAGTATTGCGATTTTCTTCGAAGCGTCGACGCCCGTTTGCAACGATCATTGTCGACCATAGATCCTGGATCACCGTTGGGTGTCGATTCCGGAGACAGAGCGAATCCGTGCGAGAGCAAACTATTCTAATGACAGTCCTCGATccccttttatatatatacatacatactttaagaagaTTCCACCACAGCCGCGCGGTATTATTTTTCTGTATCCCTGTATCTATAACGAGTGATATAAGCATTAAACGATGGACTTAAGGGTTATGAGTAATACGACTGTACTATtaacgattattattattacttcgcCAGTTTTGTTTCCATCTAGTAATCGGGTAAGGTTTTCGATTACGATTATTATTACTGATCATAAACGATGCATTGTAATTGTCGCTGTTATATACAATACATACATACGTGCGTATAGGCATACGATGTGTGTGCACGCGGGCAGACGCGCATGCGAGCACGCTTGGGCACATACGTATGCATATATAAGTCTCTTGAACaacatattaatttaataacaataaagaaAACGTGAAACTCAAACTTCTCGATCTATATTTCTTCTTTTCACTATACAGGCCTAGGCAAcaggtggctcgcgagccacatgcGAGCCATTTTCTCACTCCTGACGTGACTCCCCACCTTGCTCCTATGGAGTGTAGGAGAAGGGGGCAGGGAGCGAGGAACCTATATAGGAGCAGAGAGGATACGAGAGTGTCCATGCCCCGGGTATTTCTGGAGGAGaggaaaaaatgaagaaatgagaaatgaatgtagaaaattgaagaaatgcAGAAATGAGAAATGAAAAGATGGAAATCAACACACAAAATCCGCACAAGACACGCACAAAACGAGAACCAAAACCTGCACAGTACAAGCACTATTCATGCGCAAAACACGCGCATAGCACCCAAATAACTCAGTTGCTTTTGTGTGAAACACGGGAACcacatatggtgattggtctactcctatacctcgtctgtggttctgttccctgctagaagctgctcggttctgttccctgctggaagctgctcggttctgcTCCCTGCtagaagctgctcggttctgttccctgctagaagctgctcggttctgtttcatgctaaaagctgctcggttctgtgcCATCAGAgaagaaatgagagtgctcacgctcggggttttagtgtccccacttttctgcatcatctttttagcctggaacagaacctgcacaCCGACAAGATTCTCGTCGATGCCCGCGGACGTAAGactaaaaaatacattgggtgaatGATTTACTCCTATACTTCGTCTGTGCTTCGTCGTTTTAGCAATTTTCGATCCATGGTAATGTCGGACGAAGCATTGGTTGAAGGTAGTTCTGATTTATGCCACAGGCTTAGTAAAGGCACCGACGAggtatatataaagactgccaggctgggacccactttgagactcgcagtttaacacaggggctggcagtctttatatatatctcgtcggtggtaaAGGTTCTGTTTCATGTTAAAAGATGGTGTGGGTtgtgttccatgctaaaaaggcgatgttacaaaaatgggaacgccgaaacctcGGGCGTGAACACTCCCATATCCTCTCTGCTGTTAGGAGGTTGCCTCCAAGAGAGATAAAACGGTAGGATATGATGTGGCCAGTGGTGGGGTAATCTGTACACTGATGGTGGGGAtcgtgaagcgacggcggggtagaagttgcccaggcccgATATATTACTATATATCGTATATATAGTAACAGACACAAATGCAAACAAAGACTACGTTTAGCAGACGTGAATGCGCTTTATTTCGATCGTGGAAAAGAACAATTACAATCATTCTCGTGTTCACGTACGCATATacaaactatatatatatatgtctttTATCGGGACGTGTGGGCAGCCGCTTATACTTTATAAGCAAAAAGCTAAGGAACGTTCAACCAGACACTTCAGCTCAATTTGTTCTCGCATGAACGTTTGATAATCAGTATGATACAATGATTACCCGGGAATCGTCGGAAGTGATCAAGCATATTCGAAACACTCTATCAAAGTAGTAGTATGAAAAATAGATCATGTCcattaatatatttgattaaGAAAAACGACTCTTTCCCGTACACATACATACAAACCGAGCGAATTAAAATGAACTATTACCAACTAGGATGAAATCTAGAAGATGCAAAAACACACCTCTATAATTAGCAAACGTTCGTCATCAAcattgttaattaaaaaaaaataacaaacttTAAACTCGAATAAACATGTGctcaataaaaatatgtatatatatgtatgtacgtaaATGGCAATGGTGgcaaaaatttgcattttttgCCCGTAAACTGTATTATAATAAGTACAATTCGCTTATGCAAGAGACATTTCTTAGTAGGAAAACGAGTTTCTCGAAGTAACAgatcaaaattcaaaattcctTTTGATTATTTTGTACATAGTATCGTCTACAAATTGTTGCTATGTTCTCTTTCGAAGAAGCATGAAAGAATATTTGTCGATAGTTTTGATTATGCAAAATTATAGTCTTTCATACAGACAGGTTTCCTTGTTGCAGGAACTAGAATCTCTTCAATTAAATAGACATTCAATTATCTGAGTTCTTGAATTTTGCAAGCCCTGTTCGAAAATTCGACAAAGTCGGCACCACTCACGTTTCTGCAAACTCGATTATGTTACTTAATCGACTagaattgtaattattattaattacaccCCAGATGCTTATACGTGTCGATTACACTAATCTGAGAAATATTTGATAAATCAATATTTGGTGCATTAAAGTTAGCATAAACATCTGCAATCTATTAACGACTTACAGTACACATTTTTCTTCGACGGAGCGGTGAGTACAGACAATTTCATCGGACATTGCGTTGATCACCATAAGTTTGACTAGACTCGGAAACGTACGTGTTAATCCTTCGCAGTCGAGGCTGTTTTGCCAGCAATTTCATCCAGAATAAagaatgtatatataaatatatattttattatatttttatatatatatatatatatattttataaagaGTAAagtattactagactgcgaattctgtgcatttgtgacaaaagtgagtgaaatttaaaacatcGGAAAGATCaaaagaaaataagaataaattCGCTAAATCATTAaagcaaaattgaaatttttatatgaCTCCCATCTTACAATCGatctcaaaaatttttattttgcataaagatccgcagtctattgaataaaaatgaatgtagtAATACAAAAATGGCCCCAGAGTTACCATTcgactgcaaagggttgaaCATACAGCATAACCATGTTaaacttttattaaaaaatacttttctCAGAAAACGATGCACCGTAGATATGAGTTCGACTAGAATCATATGTGTAAATCGTAAACCTATTACATATCTCGATAGTTTGGTTCATATAGTACTTGTTTCCTCGCGAAGGAAATAAATCTCTCCTTAATCGTAAAGGTGTTGTACTATTGATGTTTAGGATATCAAGATCGACTAGAGTTTTAAGTATAATTATTTAGTAGTCACTTCGGTCCTGATGAGGCCCCAAAACAGCTTAAAAACTTTCCATTTTATTTAAGCAATCTACTTCGTCGAATACCaacattaatttaatttattaagaagGCGTTTCCAAATTGCACGAACAAATTGTCGTCTTTTCGATCCAAGCAGCTTAAGAACTTTccattttgtttaaataatcggTCTCGTTGATTCGCGTCGTCGTCTCATTAGAAAGTTTGGAATCCGCATGAATAATTTTCGAAGTGTCTTCAGACCCAGTGACAAGAAACTGGGACGTACTATAGTTCTAGACCTTATCAGGACGAAACAACTCGGCGTTTCGGCGCCGAATATCTTCTCCGGGATAATCTTCTTTGAGGAAATTGGCAATGAATCCTTGTCAGAGGACATTTCTCCGCGAATCTTGTGATAGTTCCATACCGCTGTTCCACTAAAGTGTAAATTAACCGAGTTCCGAACTTGTGTACCTTGCTCGTGTATTCGAGTTCCGGGCTCCATCTTGCCGCGTCGAAACTGTCTCCCAACTCGAGACGATATACGGGGGACACGAATATTAattattcagtaatttccttaaattctatttcgcaTCGTAGAAAATGGCGTCGGTATCGAGCATCGGGGAGAGATTCAATCTTTCGAACCCCGATGCGTCTCgattagactgtggatgtttGCGTAAGCGGATATTGTAGTGGATAATTGCACGGAAATCGAAATTCTAACTGCAGGTTTTatacgaaattaaaattgtgtGCATTATTTGCAATATACAGCAAGTCCATGTAcatttatctctttttttaatgaCTTCAATCAGTTGAAAATAATCTTTTAACTTCGTCTTCATTGCAAACGATcaaatcaaaataaataaataaatcttaaaattctCTCTAATAAATCTTTAAATTCTTTGTAAAGCATTTTTACTGTAAAGTGTttttcacgaatgcataaaatctgcagtcttgaATTTTAACAACAATAGGGGAAcataattttgttcaattttgaACGCATTGTGAATGCTCAAACATCCGTAGCCTAATGGTGACTAGAGTTAACGATTCATTCGAGCAACAATTATACAAACGATTTTCACGCAAGATTGTAGTTAACTTCTTATAAATCTAGCATTTAGTGTAGGAGTTTTTAAGTACTATACTTTCTCGTGGAGTGTTTTCTCAAGCTATTTTTAACCAGCAGCTCCAGCTTGCTTGGGCTGTGCagaacttttgttgaaaatttagTATATTTCTCTCAACGTATTTATATTTTACTATGTTTTCGACCATTTTTCTGATTCTTCTAAACAATATCAATCTCGATAGCAATTTTCTGTGTCGCATTGAATCTGTAACAATTCAATGCTGAATAGTAACAATGTGAAcaactttttaaattatttataaggATATTAAAATTCTTTGCTACACTAATTGCATACATAGTGTACCTCAATGATTTCGTGTCTTTCAAAGACATATACAGTGTATGCTCCGTCTGTTGATCGAATTGTTAATCAATAGAACATATTGTTATATGTTTTTCGTGtgctttcgaaaattttcgattgAAACAATTTCATTGTCAGAACAAAATAATCTTTCGAGATAATCAGAATGGTCCCGATCAATAGTACACTCTAAATTTCGGCAATCTGATGTAGAAAAATAGTATTTGCCATTAGTCGGAGGATTTTTGATTATTTCGTTCGCGGGCATTTTGTGATTAGTTCCAGTAATGTTTTGCAACAGGGCGGCTATATAGTATACAGTTGTCAATTATTTTAGAGAAAATACTATGGTATTGTAACGAACAGCTGAACCACTTGGGAGTCAGTGGGGAGTTTCAGTGCACTCGCATTCGCTATTATAGCAATTATCTAACACCGAATCGATACTCGGAAACAATACCCTATTATAAGGAACTGCATTTTAATGATTGCAATATTGATAAATCACGTTAGATTAGATCAATTTccatatataatttaaacaaaaaagtaTGGAACCCTTCAaaactgtttttatttttcgtttttgtcgaataaaaatttgaattgtggAACATAAAGGGATTATgtttatgtttaaaaaaatcatCGACTACAAGTGATTGATAAAAACTTTTAaccaaactgcggatttttatgcaaaataaaaaatctttaggtacattgtaagaaacagaaacgaaatatgaaaagaaactttatcgtctaataattttgatatattgCAAACAGTGTAACAATATTCGTGAACTCTTTCTTCTAGTGCCTTCATAGTTTCGTATTTCaccaatccatttttgtcataaacgcataaaatccacagtctagttacgaCCGTGAAGGCTATTGCCGAAACAAAAGCTGGCAGCGAGCGtgttaaacgaatttttaaaagaacTACGGTCTATACTCGATGGCCTTCTGATTTCACCGGATAAAACAGCCTTCATTTTCGAGGCTACGTACCTTTCGTAAAacgaaacaaatacaaatttttcaaaattcgtaTACTCCATTAGCACGATCTAAcactaaaattgaaactttaaactggcgtttttctcgaaatgaACTTTTCAAAATCGGTACCAAAATTATCTGAAAGTCCACCAGACCAATTTGGATAAAATGTTCCAATAACATCCTCAGCTCTATCATCGAGTTCTTAATCGAAACAAATGTTATATTCGTACACCTATCTCTTTCTTTACTCATATCCAGAAATTCGAATCATACAAATCAtacaaattcattttttcaatattagtttttgaaaactattttttaaaaactttatttgtctagaaaaatgataaaaaatgtgtATTAGATCAAACCGAGAACCACGAAGACACATATTATACCACAAAGGGCAGCAGAACGTTTCATAGATATGACTTCGGAAAAATGGCTACCACCTCTCTCCAGTTCAAGATATTCAACTCATATTTTCAGGAAGTACTCAAACATCGTGCTATAAAACACAGGTATCAATTTTTCATAACGTTgtacgtaaaaaaaaattgttagaaaGGTACGTAACCTCTTAAACTAATCGCCACGGTTTCAAAATGGTCAAACGTCCCCAAGAACGGTCAAACCGCGAAGGCCAGTGCACCGACGTCCAGTTTCTTACCTAACGATCACAAAAACGGTGTAGCACACACATAAGCGGTCGAGCTGAACAAGGCTCGAATGATTGAATTGTCCTGTCCGGGCGCGGCGGCGTCTTTCAACGATTGTCTCTCAGCACGTACGGCGCGTATGTACATGTCTTTTCTTCGTGTTTCCTTCCCTCGCGGTGCCTTGTGGATCACGTGCCGAGGGTCTCTGGCCTCGGCTGGCACACGCGAGGCTCTCTCTCTTCCGGACGCGAATTAACGAACAAAGGGAGATGGGAATCAACGACCGATGATGGTCGGCTCGTCCGCCATCGCGATCTCCTCTGTCGGCGCTTTGTCCCGCTTCCTCTTCCGCGAGAACAGCATGAACGCGCATCCTGCCAGCAAGTTGCTGATGAAAACCGCCCAGGCCAGGATCAACGAGAAACCGTACCTCAGGATCGCGCCTTTAGGGAACGTGGCGTACACGTATTTGCTCTCGAACTCGATCGACGACAGCAACACTTGGATCACTACCATGTTGCACGCGGCTGAAACATGAGGCGACGCTTTGTCATTTAACCAGCGACCACGACAAACAAACAGGAATACGAatacagtattatctccgtaactgtcgcgaaggtctctaccgtaactgtcaacgtTTTAGCCCCACCACTGGGACGCTCCCTCTCCACGGAAGCACGCTCGACGACCGAGTCAGCGAGGGGTCGAATGTCGGTGAGACTCccactaatgcaagcgaagcaaaagattgcaactttcctaattttttattaatttttacgaaactttcgTTATGGTGTCCGTCtcctttttctgattaaaataatgtcCAACACGATGTAATCACGATTATGATTACTCGGGTAATAAGCGATTACAGTTTCAGACGTGAAAGAGCTCGACGAacgggaaagaaagagaagcagagagtcgaagcgtcgAGCCTCagtgtctctttctttctcgatcCCTATcactttctacgttcggcacgcTACAGAGAATGTAGCTCCTCTagtagaactgtcgctcggctgacccgacgatacgacagttaccgAGATACTACAGTACGACAATTACGGAGATACTCCTACAATTAGCTACGAAATGACCACAATTTTATTACTGTTGGCTGTTTCGAGAGATGTCTTATAAAATGTATTGCATTAATAatatctacagtgaattcttgatatatgtcaacaacacgggtcttgccagcgtcgtgaatcgtgaataattccgcgacatttatcatccaggtcttggctacatgcatagagaaatcactgtatagctCGTCGTATAACGACTTTTCAATCAATATTGTAGGGAAACTGATAAactgtttgaaaaaatatagaCAATTTGGCAACAAAAGAAACGATCCTCTCTATCGAACAATCTGCATATCGAACAAAATTGTCGTGAATATTCACCATTaaaactttcaatttctttcaatcgtgaaactttcaccaatttTCGTAGCCCAGCTCTGCTTTTCGTAAAAGTACCTAACGACTTTGCATAATGCAGCAATTCGCAGATTGTTCGAACTATCCCCATTACTGGTACTATACGTATAAGCGAGAACATCATTTACGAATGTTGCTGCTACGCTGGTCAGTCGGTTAATCAGAAGATAATTAATTTACCGCTAATGAAATGTATGCCACCGGCCAGTCGTTTGAACATGTATCGTGGATTGCGGAACGTGTAGATCGAGAAGCAGAAGCTCATTATCATCACGAACAGGCTGATTATTGCGAATGACACTTGAGTCCTCGAGTAATCTGAAAATGATCAGAATATGTCAGTTCGCCTGATGAATCATTCAGCTCTTGTCGAGCCTACTCGATTCTTAAGTCCTGTAATCGACGACTCTTCAACACGTTATGCGTTACGTCGGTCCCAGGGGAC encodes:
- the LOC143358126 gene encoding uncharacterized protein LOC143358126 → MASRMKSLYNQVIFERRILLGCTILVGLSVCTWSVAIGTDHWFTIKAPNETGLPLGDAGKAGRRLLYKHMGLWGGCTHGLAPESVNSTNMQPYKECKNQDMFPTDIQIKLDPGLNKTVVNYSRTQVSFAIISLFVMIMSFCFSIYTFRNPRYMFKRLAGGIHFISAACNMVVIQVLLSSIEFESKYVYATFPKGAILRYGFSLILAWAVFISNLLAGCAFMLFSRKRKRDKAPTEEIAMADEPTIIGR